The following nucleotide sequence is from Thermococcus sp..
CTCTGGGGGGTTAAGGCGGTCAACCTTGCCGAGAAATCAGAGGTCAGGCTCATCACCGGTGAGTAGAATGCGCGTGACCCTCTCGAACAACGGGGCCTTCGCCCTGACCGACGAGGAGGGTAACATGACCGGGAAGTACCACGGCTTCTACTACCTCGACACGCGCTTCGTAAGGAGGGCAATCCTCCGCGTGAAGCCCGAGCCGGAGTTCATCGGCGCCTCCTCGACCTTCAGGGAAGGGGTTTCGTACTTCTCAATCGGGGATGAGGGAATCCTCGTAAGGAGGAGAACCCTCGACGGCTCCTACTCCGAGGAGCTCTCCATCTACAACGCCTCGGGTGAACCGCTAAGCGTTGAGGTTCTCTACACCTACGAAGCAGTTATAGAGGACATCTTCCAGGTCAGGGGCTTCATGGGGCTCAGGGAAGGGATCGCCCTTCGGGGGGAGGGCTTCTACTCCCGGGGGAGTGAGAGGGAGGAGCGAACGCTGAGGGTCGAGAGCAACTTCACGAGGGAAGGGGAGAACCTCAGAGCCGGGATCGAAATCCCGCCCGGGGGGAAGGGGGAACTGTTCATCCGATTCGTTCCCGGCATAAGCGGGAAGGCCTCGGAAATAGTGAGCGAAGAGCAGATAACCCTCGAAAACACTGTCTTTACAGGCTCAACAGCTCTCAACGGGGTCTTTGAGAGGGCCCTTGAAAACCTGAGGGCCTTAACGCTCTCAACTGTATATGGCCCGGTGCCCCTCGCTGGAATTCCATACTTCGCCTGCCCCTTCGGGAGGGACGCGATAGTAACATCTCTCTTCCTCCTCCCCCACTACCCCGACTACGCGAGGGGGACGCTCAGGCTGTTCGCATCTATTCAGGGGGAGAAGTACGACCCGAAGAGCGAGGAGGAGCCCGGGAAGATCCCCCACGAGTTCCGCCTCGGGGAGCTGGCCCAGTCGGGAAAGGTTCCCTTCGGGCCCTACTACGGCACGGTTGATGCTACACCGCTCTACGTGGCCTTGGCGGGAGAATATCTCCGTTGGAGCGGGGATGAAAAGCTGATAGACGAGCTCCGACCCAATGTCACGAGGGCCGTCGAGTGGATTCTGAGGAACCTTGAGGATGGCTACATAACCTACGTCCCGGGCATACTCGGGAACAAGGGGTGGAAGGACTCCAGGGACGCGATAGTTGACGAGAGCGGAAAGCCGGCCAAACCGCCGATAGCGCTCGTCGAGGTTCAGGGCTACGCCTACTGGGCGCTGAAGCTTGCCGGGGAGCTCGGGCTTACCAACCTTGATTCAAAGACGCTCCTCGGAGAGGCTGAGAAGCTGAGGAAGAGGTTCAACCGCGACTTCTGGGTGGATGGCTACTACGCCTTGGCTCTGGATGGAGACGGAAAAGCACTCCGCGTCGTTTCCTCCAACATGGGGCACCTTCTACTCACCGGAATAGCGGAACACGGGGAGGAGATAGCCGAGAGGCTTTTCAAGCCCGATATGCTCTCAAGGCACGGGATAAGGACGCTGAGCTCTAAAGAGAAGGCCTACAACCCCTTCAGCTACCACCGCGGAAGCGTGTGGCCCCACGACAACGCGCTGATAGCTCTGGGCCTTGCGAGGATCGGGAGGACAGACCTCGCGAAGGAACTCGCCGAGAGGATTTTTGAAACGGCCAAGCTCATGCCCGAGAAAGAACTCCCAGAGCTCTACGGCGGGCTGGACGAGCTCGTGCCCGTTCCCAGGGCAAACTCACCGCAGGCCTGGAGCGCCGCGAGCGTCTTCGCCTTCGTCACGGCCTCTCTGGGCATGGAGGCCGGGGAGCAATTAACGGTCCAGCCGGCTGAGGGCGTGAACTTCCTCGTCAGGGTGACCTTCAGGGGACGGGGGTACATGATAAGGGCAAACGGGGGAATCGAGGTTGGGCTCCTCTGAGCTTTCCCTCTCCTTCAGGAAGCTCTCAAAACCTGTTCTCTCGCCGTCTAAAGATGGCTTTGACTCAAAGAACACCTACAACCCGGCCGTAATCTCCAGGAGGGAGGCATTCGTCATGCTCTACCGGGCCGAGGCTAAGGGGGATAAGATTACCGGGAGAATTGGACTTGCCCTGAGCGAAGACGGGATTAACTTCGTCAGGCATCCAGAACCGGTTATGGAGCCCGAATACCGCTGGGAGGGGGCTGGAGTGGAGGACCCGAGGGTCGTGAAGGTTGGAAATACCTACTACATGACCTACACCGGTTACGACGGGAAAACCGCGAGGCTCTGTGTTGCGACCTCAAAGAACCTCCTCAACTGGAAGAAGCACGGGGTAGTCTTTGACGAGTTCCCCTTCGAGAAGAACGGAAGGCCCAACTGGACGAAGAGCGGGGCGGTTCTGACGGAAAAGATGAAGTCGGGGGCCTTCAAGGGCAGATACATCATGTACTTCGGGGATTCAAACATCTGGCTGGCCCACTCAAAGGACTTGCTCCACTGGGAGTACGAGGCAAAGCCAGTCCTGACTCCTAGGGGCCATCTCGTCGAGCCCGGCCCGCCTCCCGTGCTCACGGATGAGGGGATACTCCTCATACACAACGAGGCCTTCTGGAGGGATGAAGGGCTGACCTACACCGTTCAGGTGGCGCTCTTCGATAGGGAAGACCCGGGGAAGCTGCTCTGGAGGAGCGAAAAGCCCATACTTGAGCCAGAATTTGAGTGGGAGCGAAAGGGCTGGGTTGACAACGTGGTCTTCGCGGAATCCCTGGTTGAAAAAGATGGGAGGGAATACCTCTACTACGGCGGGGCCGACAGGTACGTTGGACTCGCAACCTCAGTCGAGCATCGCTAGAACCTTATCGACCTCGTTCGAGACCTCGACGTCGAAGAGGTGTATCGTCGGCAAAAGCCACCAGAGGCGGTACTGGTGGGCCTTGTCTTCC
It contains:
- a CDS encoding glycogen debranching N-terminal domain-containing protein, yielding MRVTLSNNGAFALTDEEGNMTGKYHGFYYLDTRFVRRAILRVKPEPEFIGASSTFREGVSYFSIGDEGILVRRRTLDGSYSEELSIYNASGEPLSVEVLYTYEAVIEDIFQVRGFMGLREGIALRGEGFYSRGSEREERTLRVESNFTREGENLRAGIEIPPGGKGELFIRFVPGISGKASEIVSEEQITLENTVFTGSTALNGVFERALENLRALTLSTVYGPVPLAGIPYFACPFGRDAIVTSLFLLPHYPDYARGTLRLFASIQGEKYDPKSEEEPGKIPHEFRLGELAQSGKVPFGPYYGTVDATPLYVALAGEYLRWSGDEKLIDELRPNVTRAVEWILRNLEDGYITYVPGILGNKGWKDSRDAIVDESGKPAKPPIALVEVQGYAYWALKLAGELGLTNLDSKTLLGEAEKLRKRFNRDFWVDGYYALALDGDGKALRVVSSNMGHLLLTGIAEHGEEIAERLFKPDMLSRHGIRTLSSKEKAYNPFSYHRGSVWPHDNALIALGLARIGRTDLAKELAERIFETAKLMPEKELPELYGGLDELVPVPRANSPQAWSAASVFAFVTASLGMEAGEQLTVQPAEGVNFLVRVTFRGRGYMIRANGGIEVGLL
- a CDS encoding glycoside hydrolase family 130 protein, with translation MGSSELSLSFRKLSKPVLSPSKDGFDSKNTYNPAVISRREAFVMLYRAEAKGDKITGRIGLALSEDGINFVRHPEPVMEPEYRWEGAGVEDPRVVKVGNTYYMTYTGYDGKTARLCVATSKNLLNWKKHGVVFDEFPFEKNGRPNWTKSGAVLTEKMKSGAFKGRYIMYFGDSNIWLAHSKDLLHWEYEAKPVLTPRGHLVEPGPPPVLTDEGILLIHNEAFWRDEGLTYTVQVALFDREDPGKLLWRSEKPILEPEFEWERKGWVDNVVFAESLVEKDGREYLYYGGADRYVGLATSVEHR